GGTCAGTGGAACTTGGAGCATGCTCAGTTTGGATGTGCAGATACACTGCAAAACCCCCctattttctgcatattttaaGCAGTACATTTTGTTTCTATGAAAGTACAACTAAAGAGATTTTAGGTATCCCAAGCTCAAAAAAGGTTGTggggttatttttgtttgttttaccgACAGTATCTGGTTTTGTAGCCTGTATGTGAGCATAGCCAAACTCAGACAAGATCTTGTAGAGCCATTTCTTCAAGAAGGGGAACATCCTCCTGACATCTTCATCCTGGAATCCAAAGAGCCCTGGGAAGTACCGGCCCAGCAGGATGGAGAGCAGGTGAGGGAGCCCCAGCTTCGAAACCAGGACCATGTTTAAATGGAGACCTTTCACATGgctaaaaggcaaaaaaaaccccacacacaAATTAACAAAAAGTTAACAAAAGTTCAAAGTTGGTGTATTTAGAATCATAGATtatcctgagttggaaaggacccacaaggatcatccaagtccagctcctggccctccACAGGGCAGCCCCaaaaatcacaccatgtgcctgagagtgttgcCCAAACgcttcttgaactctgccaggcttggtgctgtgacctgtaacatttaaaatgttactAACAGGAATGAACATACTTGAATTCCAGCCTGTTAATTACATCATGACCTCAGCTGCCCTTTGTAGTGTGGCTTTTCACACAAAAATGACAAGTCAAAGGGACAACTCTCAGTAATCAGCACACACtaatcctcctttttttttctttaaaagtacTTGTCCCTCTCCAGACTTTTTGTAGTGAGGCCACTATCAAAATGCTGCACAACTGTTGACAGAAAAAACATTGAATATAAACTAAAGTTATGTCATTTTGGATCTTTGCTTAACACTGAGCACCAAAGGGAGAACCTACTTATTGTATTATCTGGGTGCCCCGATGTagggaggaatgatgcatctgactccatgttctcagaaggttaatttattattttatgatactatattatattaaagaatactatactaaaggatacagaaaggatacttacagaaggctgtaaagataataataaaaactcatgactctccccagagccccaacacagcttggcattaattggccaatgagtgaaaaTAACTCACGGcagaaacaatcacctgtgagtaaacaatctccaaacacattccacatgtgagcacaacacaggagaagcaaatgagataagaattgtttttctttttctcagaggattctcagcttcccaggagaaaaatcctgggcaaaagggtttttcagaaaatatgaatgccACACAGCAAGGACTTGGGCAGGAGCTCCCAAGTGCACAGGAGATAACTATTCACTAATCAGACTAAAAGAGCTGCACCAAGGGGGTACTTACCTGGGAGCTATCTGGGCCAGGTTGGTGCAGATGACACAGCCAGCATCACCACCCTGGGTGTAGAACTCATTGAATCCCAGTCTAAGCATCAATTCATAAAATACAGAAGCAGCACTCACGGAATTGAAGTCtgcatttaaagaaaagaacACTTTTGTTGCATTAATTCCACCCACACTTCTGACCCTGCAGCACTGATTCTCCACATCAAGGCAATGTTCAAGCTCCTCAAAAGCTACAAGTCCCTTTCTCCTTGCCTGACTGTTTGCAAGCCCTTGCTCAGCATCCAAGCACAGAGAGCAAGCAGAATCCATGAGGAGAACAAACTCCAGCCTTTGTTGCAGACATCTCCACTGCTCTGAAGGCTGACCACGaaaattgtgggtttttttaataaaatccaTCAGTGAATTGCTGCTGCACCAAACTAAAATGTACTCAGTACTCTTAACTCAGTTGTCCAATTCAGTCataaaagatgtttttaaaatagaatactCAGATACTTAAAGCAGATACTTAAAGccagggaagcagagaaaagcaaacccaactgccactgtcacattttttgaaaaatccctttgccaggatttcttcttctgggaagctgagaagcctcagagaagaatgaaaacaataattatctgattgcttctcctgtgttttgctgctttggaatggggttggagattgtttatccaacatgaGAATcgtttttacttaatgaccaatcacagtcaggtTGTGTCGGGACACTGAAAGCAGTCAGGAGTTTttaattagtatcttgttaagctTTCTGTCTGAATCCTttaattagtatcttgttaagctttctgtctgtatcctttctctattctttaatatacttttagtatagtattcttcaatataatataataccataaagtaataaattagcctaCTAAGAACaaggagtcagattctcaattcctccttcatcctggcGACCCAGCAAATACCACATCCAACCTTCTCCACATCTGCACATGCAATTAAATACTAAACTCAGTGTCATTTTAAACCCCACCTCCTCAATTTGCTGCAGTTTGTGTTTGTATAACTCAGAGCACAAGCTGAGCAAGCAGGTATTTGGCTGCAATCTGCCATGTGGACACCAGAACTGCTTTGTTTCAACTCTTCCTTCTCAATGCTGTTGAATATGGGTGCAAAACACCAAAAAGgaacagtaataaaataaatttccccTGCCTGCTCACTCACAGACAGTTCATGGATGCAATTACAACTCTTGAGTTGTAACTTCATTGCTCCAGGAACTAGTCAGTGATGTCACCTGAAGTCACCCCCTTATGTCCCTTGTCCCACACACAGGATCTCTGTTTCCTCACTGGGAAAACAAGAAGTGTGGAGCAGGAGTTGCTGTTCTGCTAACAGAAGAGTTACAGTCTCAATGTGAGGCTGGGCTTGTGGGGGTTCAGTTTCTTCTCCTGTGTCATACCTTGCTTGTGGGGTGCTTCTGAGAAACCATAACCAGGGATGGATGGGCAAATGACTTCAAAGATGTGCTCATCCCCGAGGCCGTGGCTTGCAGGATCCGTCAGCAGGGGGATGATTTTGTAAAACTCGTAGAATGAGCCAGGCCAGCCATGAACCATCAATAGTGGCTTTGCAGCCTGGCCTTCAGGCAAATGAGGAGGCTTTACATGAACAAAATGGATATCAATGCCTGTAAAAGGAAAATCATTAATTAGCACAGCCAAATTTACCGTGACACTGAAACTAATCACAGAACAGATTAGGAATAAagctttttcctgtctttttttttttttggtgagcaTGCAAACACACTGCACTTCTCTGGATACATTTATCCAAGGACCTTAAAGTACTTCATAATGGGCAATTAAGCACCACAGCAGCCAAATGGGGTTGgctatttctgttttaaaataaatgggcAAATTAAGACATAGGAGTGAAGCAATCTTCCAACGGTAACACAGTGACTCACCCAGCTTGCAGGCAGAGGAGACAATTACATCATTTAGTCCAAGTGCCCTTAAATTTTACCCAAATGTCCCTACATGGCACGGGAGAAGCTTCAGTCAGCcagagatttttcttcctgaaaggCCTGCAATTGCAGCTTGAAGGCACCAAGAGATAGGGAATCCATCACAAGGTGCAGCTGTTTGTCTGGGGGCATGAATCACTTTCCTCATTTTGTGCATGCCTTACTTTCCATTTGAATATGTCTGGCTTCTGTCCCCAGCCACTGACTCTAAATGCTGcacaaaaggaattttttaagcCTTCACTAAATATTCTCTGTCTGTGGAAGCCTCCTGTAATCAGGTCACACCATCTTAACTGCTGATAAACCAATCACGCCAAATTGAGGATTTGAAATTACCTCCTAAAAGAGAGTAAAAGTGTTCATTTTTGTAGTTCTTTCCCACCCTTTGTCCAAAGCTTTCAGTATCTCTAAGTGAATAAACCAAACCAGGAACCTCTGTTCTAGTACCAGTCTCCAGTTTGACCAGTAAAAGGTAAAATCAGCAGTGTagtttccattttaaaagcttCACACAGCATTGCACCACCTGCTTCAGGTGAGCTGCTCTCCCTCAAACTAACTCAGGGCTTTGTTTTCCAGGAAACAGGAATTTGTTCCCTGAATTCCTCATTTCTGGGTGTATTTAAGGTTGTTTTACTCACATCAACTCCAGCTCACCAGCAATCCCACCATCTTTCACTGACTTGAGATTTCCCCATCCTTGACACTTCTGTGAATCTCTGCACTCTCTGAAAAGCTTTCAAGTGATGACAGAAGGTAGGAATCTGATACACAGCATGTTTGACCTTGTCTTTTCATATCTGCTCTCTGTAAtctttcccagccctgagatTTCCCTTCCATTGCTATACATAGTGCATTGTCCTTAgctgcttctccctttcttgTCTCAGATGGGgcttctttcttctttgttcCAAGGAAgcctttctggttttatttttttcagcactAACCATCATTTAAATAAGTACTTTAAGCTCTAACCACTATGTAGCACCATTTATTGTCCCAAATCCATTTAAAATACCATGGCAAACTGCACCTTTAGAAATAACACACAATTATGGGTGCaagtaaaaacagaacaaaataccTGTTAAGGTTAAATTTTGCCATCATGGGAGACAATTGCCTGCTGAGCTCTAGACCTACAACTGGACCCAAGCACCACCCCAAATCAGGCACTTTAAAAAGCCCAGCCTGACCAAGGTCCAGCACCAGCACACCTTGGCTGAATGAACTCTTTGGAAAGAATGAATGAAGAGAAACCATTCCCTCACAGCTGGCAGCACATCAACCCCAGGGGAGAGGCGTTGTGCTCTCCTGggcctgggaatgctggaagAGGTGCAGCAGGGCACatctgccctgccaggctgaggAGGGCTGCCAGGCTGATGCTTcactgtgacagcagcagctgggcagctccaCAGAGCACGAGGAGACATCTGTGGCAGTTTTTGCATGGCTGCATGCAAGGCAGGGAACATGTGTACAGCTTAAGATCCTCTTCTGCTCCCAAACACTCGTGCTTGGCTCCTGCTAACACCAGCTGACAGGCTGCTCATGCACAGGGAATTCCATTTGTCATTCCTTGTCCTGAAGGCTCCAGTTACAGCCAAGGAGttccctgctccttcagcagTGATGCCAAGGATCCAGACTAtggcagccagggagggaaGGCCAGAGCCTTCTTCTCTTCCTTGCAGACAAATTTATCTATTGCAGACAAATCTATTTGTCTATTGCAGATTTCTCTTGCAGAAAAATTTATCTATTGCTGGTTATATTTTaaggggaaaagcagcacacCTTGAATCTTTGTTTTGAATTGTGGGTACTTGTTGAGGACTTCAACTTGTTTCTTCCAATTGAACTGGTTTTTCCAGTAGGACACCACCTTCCTGAGGTGCACTGAGTTGGTTCCATAATGAAAGCAGCTGTTCTCCAGTGGCTCAGTGAATCGAGCCTGGTCCAGTCTCCTAAACAAATCCTACAGggaaagagagggaagagaCATTAAAAGCCCTTGTGTCTGCTGTCTtgggctgtgtgtgtttctagTTATCCCCACGTGAAATGAGAACTACGGAAATAACATCTCTAATTAGACACCTGTGCCTTTTGCTGATGCTCCATCTGCTGTCccagtattttttcctcctgcaggtggcctCCTTCCCCTTCCATTTCCAGCTGTTCTCGGCCTTTGTTCTGCAGGGTTGCCTGACCTGAGAACCTCAGAGCTGggcaagctgctctgctggcattgctgTGGCTGCAAGGGGTAACTCCTGCAGCCTTTCCTGGGTGCTTTCCTCACAGTCAATGCATGGATCTGGCCCAAACCTTTTGCTTTCCTGCCCAAACCCAGGGGTGGGAAGTCTTTCACCAGGAAACACTCAGAAGGATTTTGCACAGACAGAAAGTTGGTGAAACCAGACTGAAACTGAAGTTTGCCAATCAGTCACCTTCCCACTGCACTACAGGAGATGTTGGTGGCACAGCAAGATCACTCCAAAATCACTCAGCAGGGAAGGACAGCCAAGAGCTCCTCCCTACTGCAAACAgaaccacagagcagctgaaagaCAGGTCTGGAAATCTAATCCTGCTCAATCATTTTAAAGTTAGAAATGATCCATCTTAGTGTCTGCAGTGTAAGGGGAAAGCAGAATGGAGAGCAATGTCTTTTGACATTACTAAGAAGGGTAAGCAAAGTGTTAAAAAACCCAGGCCTTGCTGAGAAATTAGGAATCtattataaattaataatgTGAGCAATCCCAGGAGTATTGTTTGAACCATGACTCCACAAAGC
This window of the Ammospiza nelsoni isolate bAmmNel1 chromosome 3, bAmmNel1.pri, whole genome shotgun sequence genome carries:
- the EPHX1 gene encoding epoxide hydrolase 1; the encoded protein is MLLEVFLLLGTLLIYYFFSKKNEETLPFKDGWWGRGQKPETKEDSSVRPFKVETAEEELSDLFRRLDQARFTEPLENSCFHYGTNSVHLRKVVSYWKNQFNWKKQVEVLNKYPQFKTKIQGIDIHFVHVKPPHLPEGQAAKPLLMVHGWPGSFYEFYKIIPLLTDPASHGLGDEHIFEVICPSIPGYGFSEAPHKQDFNSVSAASVFYELMLRLGFNEFYTQGGDAGCVICTNLAQIAPSHVKGLHLNMVLVSKLGLPHLLSILLGRYFPGLFGFQDEDVRRMFPFLKKWLYKILSEFGYAHIQATKPDTVGCGLNDSPVGLAAYILEKFSSWTDMEFRNLEDGGLERKFSLDDLLSNIMIYWVSGCIVSSMRFYKENLQKGIGTQKHEKLTVQVPTGIAAFPNEILHIPQAWAKKKYTNIVSFHFMPRGGHFAALEEPELLAKDILQFVDKVEKEQLWKKKGE